The segment ACCCAAAAATTCAACATGGTGGCCATTTTTTCAAGATGGCCGCTATTTCTGTCAAATGCTCATTATGTCAATCGTTCAAACAGTGATGTAGGcataacattttgtgaaaatactctcttaagaatgtttttttggaAAACGGTGCTGGTCCCTCAAAAATTCAAGATGGCAACCTtttttcaagatggccgccaTTTCTCTTGAATCCTTTCATACATTTTTGACAGAAATGGTGGCCATCTTGAAAATGGTCGCCATCCTGAATTTTTGAGTGGCACATACCTTTTTCCAAAAGAGTGTTCCTTGAAGAGTATTTCTGCCTAATTTTATAATTGCATCACCATATGAACAATTGAACTAATTAATATTCGACAGGAACGGTGGCCATCTTTAAAAATGGCGGCCATCTTGAATTTTTGAGGGACAAGCATCTATTTCCATTAACATGTCCTTTAGAGAGTATTTGTATCAAATTTTATGCTTGGATCACTGCTTGAATCATTGATATAATAAGCATTGAATAGCAATGGCGGTCATCTTGAAAAATGGCCGCCATATTGAATTTTTGAGTGGCCAATGCCTTTTTCCAAAATAGTGGCCCTTAGAGAGTAtctgtgccaaatttcatgCTAGTATACCAAAGTGAACGATTTTTTTACTAATCTGCTGTActaatttacagaaaagagacagcgtgagttcatctgccccagcggccgttggtaactctgtatcgttcccagtcaggtgctgcgtgttttaacctttaacacacacacacacatctcggctcagtggtgtgtgtgtgtgttttaacgcaccaATCACAATCTGAGGAAGGGGAGGAACAAAGACTGACACTGATGTCAGACATCTGGTAAACCAGAGTAATGCAATCAATATATGAACCATTAGTGCTAAAGACAAAAATATAATCTAACAATATATATCTGCTGAGTTTTGAGCTCCTGATGTCGTCATGAGCATTCACTATTTGCATTTCCAGCCTATTAGAAGATTAAGTgcacaatttattcattttattagcAAATTAGCCAAAGTACACAACACACTGTTATTACCTGGAAGCCTGTTAGGCCTATGCATAATGAGAATACTAGATGCATTAGAACTAGTGAAAACGGACTGTACAGTGTTTGTAATATTCTGTCTCCTGTCATAAGCCATATTAGAGGTAGGATAACTCCTCCAAGATAAACTATATACATGTTAAATCAATATCTGCACATGCATTATCAGTGTATGGTGTTTTAACTATACGTCAGTGTTCTCtgtttttatgtatgtatgttcaaGATGTCCTTTTATTAGCTTGCAGAacttaaaacgtttttttttctaattttaattGTGCCATCTTTTAATCTGAATATTACCACATTGAAGGAACAATTTCGCTTGCCTATTGTGCATGTAGGAAAACATTTTGTTCTCATTACTTCATGTTAAAAACTGATATCTGTGCAGTGTATGATGTAACTGTAAATCAGTGTTCtcattttgtgtttctattttTGGCAAAGTTTAAATGTCCATTGTTGAGAAATCACATCTATGAAGAtatctttgtttttaaatctttcatTGCTGATATTGTGCCATATTTTTgctaaatatttttattgtgaagaaaaaaagggttaTCACTACATAGTTAAGACAGTGTTAAGTGCATGATTTATGGCTACCAAATAACTTgggagatttttttgttttacctgTGTGACACAGGTATAATTTTCATGGTACCTATCATGTTGTTACAAACATGGTTTCTTCTCTTCTGTGAAGCTGTTGTCTGTctaaaactgtaaaatgtattctcCTGTAAAGTGATGTTCTGCGCTGTTCTGACACTGTCCACACTTGTCCTTTCGACCAACGTTTGCTTCCTTAACAAGTGTCCTGGATGCTTCAAATGTGTACCTTGcactgttaaataaaaacagttaaaaacctTGAGCATGTTTTAGATTGCGCTTCAATTTGGGTGTATTGCACAACAACACAATGTGAACCTTTTCTCACATTTAGAGTTTTATTGTCGCCTATAACACAAAGATGCAGTCAAAATAAACCATCTAATAAATCCAAAAGCCAGTTTCTACAGTGTAGTTGGGAACTGTTGCTACAACTGCACTGTCCAGTAGTAACCAAGGAAAACCGTTTGCTCGCTCAACAACAAAGCTGCACCTTCCAGATCAAACATTTCTCTCCCAGTCTTCCTCTGGGTCAGCACTGTGGGAGCATACTGCATACCCGCTGTCCTCCAAATCATCATGatccttttcttcctcttcaaggtcttaaaaacaacacaaatgaaCTAGTGTCACAACCACAAAAACTTCTCAATTCATAGAATATGCACTGGAGGAAGCAGCATCGGATACAGTCAAAAATTGTTGTGACTGTCAATACATCTTGCAGTGATACCTCTGCTTTGAAAAACCAATACTGTGTACATGTTAACAGTACCTTGTTCCTGGTCATTTAGGAGCACAGCAGAGCCGTCCTGGCTCAGTTTAACTTCGGGGTTATCCATCAGGACATGTCTGAGATTACGGAGACTTCCACTCAGGACACTGAGTTTTGGGCAGCAGGACCAAAGCACAGCCAGaggtacagacacacacctgccaGCGCACACAAAAGGTGACATTACGACATGAAACCTTTATGCTAGCTGTGATGCCAACTTTTTTTCCCAAATGGAAGATCAATGACATTTGagagttttttaaattttttttatagccGCTACATGAAacaaatattgaaataaaaaaatgtaggaCTTTACGTTGATTCTTAAATAGTTGGTAACATGGTGAAGCATACAAATGTAATGAGACAACTGTATAGCAGGAAGTCAAAAGTACAGGTGCCACAGAAACTAGGCCTGTGTTTGTGATCTGTATGTCACAAACTGCCTTTTAACTCGCCAACGCCATACTGTTCCTCCTCAACTTCTTCGAGGAAACACACCTGTGCAATTTGCAAGACTCCTGTTGTCCTTCGCCATTTGTCCAAAACAGCTCTGATTCCTGATGCTCCCCCGGATTTTTCATCTCTGCTCCACATGCTGCTGTGAGGTATAATACGCTGGTTATTTTGTAAAGAAACATCATCTAAGCTTCTTATGTGTTAAACTTGCCAAGAACATTTTTTCACAAACAACCTGGCAGTACAAACCCAATGATATTCTGGAGAAACCTTTGATTTCGAGAAAACGCACCAATGGAACTGAGATTCAGACTGTTCAAAATAATTTCCTGGAGGCTTTTTGCTGGCCCTATTGCTTCCAATATTTGTTTCTGCTACTGCCGGGGACgttcacctgtctgtctgtcttccatctCCATGTGTCGCTCTGACGCTCTGAGGCATTCCTCCCCTTCACCCTCAGCCGGATACAATGTGTAAGTGTCATCCCTCTCACCAGTCTTCTCCTCTATCCAGTTTCTCTTCAGCTTTTCTGCCCAGTACAACACCTCACTCACCAGGACCCTCTGCAAGATGTTGTTGTCATGCAGGCTGGGGTAGTTTATACTATAGAGCTGATATAGAAACAggttaaagaaaaagagacataGATCACAATATCAGATTATCATCGAAACCTTTACCGATTGTGAGCGCATCCTGAGTGCCCCCACGTCTTTTGTGTATCTTCTaagagtaaaagtatttttcttttttttgatgatgatcATGTTGTGTGCACTTAGCATCTTTGGTGATCTGTTAATCAGCTGACTGAATACAAGGAATCTCTAAACAACCCCAGAAACCCACAAAACCTTTTGCATTTAATAACATTATTCTAACAACCAATTTAAAAGTTGTTTCAGcaaaaatatgacatttttatacTAGTGTTGCCTTTATTTGGTAGTGAAACTAGAGAGCAAGAGAAAATatggagagggaaagaggggaACAAAAATCCCCATGAATCAGTCACATATCGACAGGTTGTGTCTTTTAAAGACTGGGCCAACAGGACTCAGAAATGACTGATCTAATTTATAAAGAAGTTTACTCACCAGTGTGTATGAAAACACATCCTCAGCATCATCACCAAAAAACATGTTGCAGTCCTGTCTCCCCCCAAGCCAGTGGAACACACCAATCTGGGAGCAGAATCCGACTCTCTCCTCCTGGCCGGGTGGCGCCTGTCCAACACCAGTGAACTCCACCTCATAACCGTACTCCAAACACACCTTCAGAGCCCTGAGGAAGGATGTAATGTTAACACAATTCAGTTTAAATCTCTATTTTTGATTGAGGAATATATAACAGTGCTGATGTGTTTTAGGGTGCATTTAGCCATTAGCATTCCCTGTCTCTACCATGTTCATCAACACCATCAACTTTGTGCTTTCCACTACACTCGAAAAAAGCCTGAAAAAGCATACCAGGTCTTGAACTCTGCTCTGGTCCACTCAAACTTGTGATCACTGTGCCTGAAACCTGCCGGTCGAGGGAAAAGGGGGTTGAACTCAGAGTTTGGAGTACTGACGATAACAGCCACTGGGGTCATGTAACCAAACACCACCTCAGAGAAGCGCTCCACGTCAGCCAGAGTGAGGTGCTCTATGCTGCAGACAGCCAGGGAGGAAACATGGTGATAAATAATGGCCCAAGAGGGACACAGAGAAACCAAAAGATGGAAACCACACTGATAGAGAGAAAGACCACATAAACATGGGGAAAATGTGTTAAAGCAAGAGAGCAAGACAAGTgacaaaatgtgaaataaaaagaCGAATATTTCCACCGATAGCTGCCAAAGCATCAACACTTGAAGACATTGAACCTCAACAGCCAAACAGACCCTTACAGCTCTATACTGGTCACCAGATCAAATCCTCTGAGACGGGCGTCTTCTTGTGTGACTGAGCCCTGGTACAGCTCAATGCGCAGCTGATCATAACTTGGCTGCAGATAGTCAGTCGACATAGGCGCTAATCCATGCCTGGAGGAACACATAAGCACAGTGTACACATTATCAATCCACACAGTATTACttattgcaacaacaaaaagcatGAGGTGATCAAGCTCTTATCCAACAAGCAGGTTAAAGGTTTCACATGTGGTGCACTAGTCAAGACTAACTTAGGTCTGGTCAGTTAACTGATTAATGCTAAAAGGGCTGAGTGATGATTCAGCAAAATAATGTATCAACAGTGATATAATGGTACTGTGttattgttttataaaatgatatTGTCCAAATGAATGATTGCAAGCAAACAAACAGCATGTAATAAACAAAATGGTATTTAGTTATCATATAGAGCTGTCTGGTATAGAAATGGTGAAATGCATGCTGGTGGAAAAGTTAATTGCAATGGCCATCTATTTGACTATTTTAGGTGACTTTGCATACGTCTAGGACTGCAATacttttattattcattaatcTTTTTTCAGATTAAGCCATTGATCACTTAGTCTTTGCAATGCCAATCACATGTTCTATTGGTTGGCAgtccaaaagcccaagatggttttgaaatattcacatttgaaaagttAAACCAGCAAATATATTCaccatttttttctgatttaacAAGTGAAATAAACGGATTATGAACATTGTTGCTGATTATTTTTCTCTTGAAAACtcaattgattaatcaactaattgtttcagttGTGCCCAGGGTATAAAATTAGCCGAATGCAGCCAAATGCTAGTGACACATGCAAGTGGCTGGGAGATTTCCTTTACTcaccagctaaaaaaaaaaaaacaatagtaatCTATTGTGTGGATGGTaacatttgaacattcactagccatttggctggtggacaaaaaagttaattttgcacCCTGTATTTGCCATATTGTACCATGTATTGTTATCAGAGAAAGATCCCAGTCCTGGATGAtggcttttttaaacatacatacatctttttttttatattggcaCCATCGATGTCCACTCCAACCAGTAGTTCAATTTCACGGTGAAACTTCAGTTTTTGAAGAAGGCTGCAGTCACTGCAGCCCAAGTCCACCACCTGAGGAGAAAGAAATAAGATGACGTAGGCTAACTTGGGAAAATTGGGTAAAAGCTAAAGTAACTTCAGTAGACTCTTGGCTAGAGGGAGATACATATTGAATGGGTTATCattgtaaaaaaacacaaaccatTATGAAGAACAATTAACGCAAATAAGTTTATTTAAATCTAGGTTAGTGTAAATATATCTACCGTTAGCTCTAAAACTCCACCAAATTGTGAGGAAGAAATTATAATTTCTGACAATGACTGATAAATGTGAGTCCAGGACATCTCTGACTATACAGACTCAAAATCAAGCATTTAATAGTATCAATTTAGagatttttcaaagtaaaagtaccacaTTTGTAActtgaaatgatttcctttctgACACTTCAGATGCTGTAAACACATTGCCAAATCATATATCTGATAGTGACTTATATATTTGAGTTGAGTTATTTTGAATGAAATGTAGTCAGAGATGTCCTGAATTTAAATGTATCATTCACTGTCAGAAATGgagcattttgtttttacagcaaCTCAAGTTTCAGAAAGGCAGGCATTTCAAATGTTTCAAAGTACATGCGGGAATTCCAGTATTATCTATCCATATCTaacattatgtcataaaatgCTTGATTGTGAGACTATAACGCAAGTTGtccttaaaatgtaaaaaatcaaGTAATTTTGATCCCAATTTAGCAGTTATTTTTTTGATGAAATGGACACAGTATTTTTATACTTCCTGTTAATCCAATTAATATTATTTCCATATATGTATGTTATAAACACTCTGTGTTAACCATAGGTGTTAACAACAATTTATTTGGAAAACCGGGAGTATCCTTCCGCTGCAATCCATATACtgtaataacaaataaataaaaaatagtacCGCGGAGTGACGGCTAGCTTGACCGCAGCACCGTCGTTAATGCCTTTGTGAAAAGCATGGTGAAAACAGACGGTATGAAAAGGTTAGCTAGCTTAGCTAACACGTTAGCAAACAAATGTTGATTTTGAAGTTGAAGAAATACAAGTTTCCCAAAGGTTCGGGTTTGTTATTCTTTACAATGTTAAAGTTACCACGGCAAATGACCAAACCATTAACATtatgaaaaacatttaatgctcaacttgctagctagctacattgtGCGAATATACCTAACGTTAGCTCTACGACCTTATTGGTTCGGTAAAACCTTTAGCATAGTAGCGGCGATTCCATTAGCTTTTTGAATTATCGTTAGCATAGCTACATGCTCAAACAAACGTTGGTTTAGAAGGTAAAGTGCGTTTCTCATTAAGACGGTAGCCACCTTTTTGGGTTTGTTCCTCTTGACAAAATCTATGACAAACtgatgtctctgtctgtgaAGTGGAGGACTGAAGATTGGATCCATCTTCGCGTTCAGATACCGTCCTCGCCGGACCCCAGAGTGCGCTGTTATTATTTAGCTAGTGTTGAcgcaatatttttattttattcggTTTTTTGGACAACGACGATGCCTGCAAACCATTTAATGCAAACTCAAGATAGATTTGTCCAGGTAAAGGCGAATTTCCTTACtacttttaaagtattttagCTCTTAGGGATGATAGTCCGTCTGTAACGTTACTCTCTGAGCTGTCCCGCAGAAAAACTGTATAAACTTTAATCCAGACTGAAAATATCTTAACACCTGTTGATGCTAGCTAGAGTTTTACAATGGAATTTACAGACTGAATCAATTGAATGTACAGACGTGCATGTTCtacagaggatgaatcctagtCTTTTGGTGAAACTCTGTCTTTTCCTCTATGGCCAGCAGGATGTCAAAGTGTATTATTTGTTTGGCCTACAAaaaatttaatgtttaatttattttctaaagGTATCCTGTCAGTATGTTTATTATTAGTGTAATTCAAAGCTGAACAGTCTCATACATCTGTTGAGTGATCAATCAAAATTAATGTCAAAATTAAAGTAATTGAGGCCTGTGTTAAAATTAGAAGTTACTGATAGGTTTCAAGGGTAAATCTTTAGTCATCAAATACAAAAATGCCTTTATATTATgaaacactgttgttctaaTATGTAATTAAATCATGTCAAAATACCTTCAAATACTAAATGGTGAAGACAGTTAAAACAATGCACATGTTTACTTCAAGTACAAAGAGCATCCAACTACCTAATGGGCACATTacaaaatacaagaaaacagaataatgtatttttgttgtgctCATAGTTGTAGGGTTTAGGAATTTGTTCACCCAaattcaaaaatacatattttcattttacatACTGTACTCTCCTTACTCCATTATCTGTGAAAATGTGGCCGATCAACTTTTGTGTTGTATTGATAAGAATTTGTAGTGAAGTAGGCCCATTTCAGCAACCCACCAATGTTAGCTGACCTcatctattttatttatcaatgtacaGTAGATTACAACTTGCATTTGGCGAGTGGCAGGGTGCTAATTTTGGGCCCTGATCACCATATAAAACAGATATGGCAAATGTGTTAGCAGACAGTGGCTAATTTACACATCAAGCAGACGTGTAGCAACATCACATCTGGTGAATACAAGTCCAATATTTCCTTTCCCTCTCCTTCCTAGGTGTCCACCAACTCCTAAGGGAAGCTCCTAAGCTCCTTAATCCTCCATTATGTGTATTAGCACTTTTTCAATCAACTGTTTGGCACTCAGTAGGTAGTGTGTAGTGGGTTTATCAAAgcttttttgcttaaaaaagcTGCCTGCTGTGATTCAAAAACAACGCCgatgagagtgaaccaaaagtGTAAAGTTATGgctgaaaaaatgaaaacaatgcgTTAAAAGACACCCAGACCAACTCCTCCTTTCATATTACACATTTGAGCCAttctttatataaaaatatcaaTTAGAGCAGCTTTAATTTAAGTGTATTCAGGCGTATATTTATAGCAGATACTATTTGTCACATGCAAAGTGGATAGTGGTAGTTTGAAAGAGGGAGGGAAATGTGGGGGAGTGAATGATGTAATGGAAGAGTTGATGATCAGAAATTATGGGGAATACAAGCTGATGGGAGGAAGTGTCCACAAGAGGAGGAGAGATATAGAGGGAGGGCAACAGCAAAGATGGTGGAAATTAAGAGAGATAAATATCTAATCTCAAAAAGGAAAAAGTTAATCAAGAGGCTGCTAGACCTCTTCAGCTCTTTGTTCAGATATCTTGATGTTGAAGACATTGGAAGCAGCTGACCACTGTGTCCCTCCCCTGAACACGTCTGTTACTCCCCAGGCCGTGTTTATCAAAACACTCACTGCATGCTCACTGTAACGCTCAACTTGTTGGTCATCGTCTCCATCTCCCACTTCAGGCACAGACACTTTTCTTGAAATGTGACAGCTAATAGTGTGTATCAGTTTAATTCATGACTGGAAGCTTTGTTTGTTCTATGCGAAAAAGTCACACTTTAGCTGTTTGTCCACCCTCTATACAAGTTTTTGGACTGTTTTTAAAATGCTAAGACAGGCTGAGATTTCAGGACATTCACTTGTTAATGTCATTTTtagtatcttttttttatgtataaatGTGTCACTATAATAGTAAATCAAGATGAACTTGTAGCCTACTCAATACCACCAAGTGCTGTAGTAATTATTTCCAATAATGTGGATCTGATTGATATTCTAGAGCTTTTTTTTGGCATGTAGGCTAtgtagtttgttttttgtaataCTGGGTCTCTCAAAGTAAAATTTCCTTATTTTGTCTCTATTCTCAATAATTGCTGGGCTCTAAACTCTTTTGCACTTAATATGAGGCTCTAATCACAATCTTCCCCTCCAGGCAGCTTCACACCTCCACCAATCTCATCCTCCTCTCCCTGGCTGTGTCCGACTTGCTCGTGGGCCTTTTCAGTGATGCCAGCTGCAATCATCATGCTGCAGTCCTGCATATTTCTGGGTAAAATTGTGCTCTTTTCTACCTGTTGAGCTTCACCCTCACCTCTTCCTCTGTTGGGAGCATGGCGCTCACATCAGTCGACAGCTATGTGGCTATTTGTGATCCTCTTCGCTATTCTTCCACGGTAACACCAAGCAGAGTTCAAAtccgtgtgtctctgtgttggttCTGCTGTTATTTACAGCTTTATATTACTGAAAGATCACTTGTCACAAATAGATTTGTCTGGTTCCTTCTATCAAGAATGTTTAGTTGTCATGAACTACATTTCAGGTGCAGTAGACTTGCTTCTGACCTTTTTCGGCGAGAGTATGAGAGTTTTTGTGGTGgctgcatagactgtataatattaatggacagagcatgtgtgatgtcacccattggtttgtggagccctgctatgagtcgtcgagtttgccattatgggcgcagccatcctggttgcggatgtgacgattttagacgtgagggaggagcccttacactctacgttagacactttcactggcaatcacatcatagccacgccctaaaacaccccctgctttatcgctgATTTTAAAGTCAACAAGACCATAATTCTaaaattaacatcattctgtgttgcagaagacttaaaactaatGATTGAAACCATGAACTccttatgaaaatgtttactgaggtaataaatcaagtgagaagtgggtcactttctcatagacttctacagaaacagacTTCCTTTTGCAACCttacgtgtcgccccctgctggaattcagatagaatgcaggtttaaggcacttcacCGAACCGGATgttttgtccattaatattatacagtctatgggtggCTGTTACCCAGCCACATTCCACGCAGTCTCAAATTTCAGCTTTCAAATCAACTGCAACTGTTAAGAAATCTGAGCTCAGGGCTGCTAGAACTCGTGGTATAACCCTTCTTGTGTTTATACTTTGTCTCAGTCCATACTACATTCCTTCTCTAGCAGGACAGGACACCTCATCTGGTGTAAATTCATTACCTCAACTTTGGCTGTTCCTTTGTAACTCCACTTTTAATCCTCTGATCCATGCCTTTTTCTACCCCTGGTTTAGAAATATAAACCGACTTATATCATGAAGGTGAAGCCAGTCTAATTGATGGTGAAGTACATTTGAACACACAGTGATGTAATTTCTTTGGTAGGACAGCAAAAAGAAACCTATTCAGGATGTAAACCTCTATACTTTTGAAACAACCTTTGCCAGTGGAGATAATGGAATTCTAACACCCTTGGTTCAGAGAAGCTATTACATTATTTCCTAAAGATCTGTCAGTGGGTAATATAAGTGTACTTCAAAACTAAACAGTCTCCCATAATGAATGAGGTGTAGCCTTAAGttgcaaagaaagaaagaaaacacaaacaaactacaTTATGTGGCATTAATCGATAAAATGGCCAAATGGAGTGAATGCCAATATTAGTCATTAGAGATCTATGTTAACAATGTGAGGTACTGATCTATTCCACAGGTACTTGTGTGTCTATCTAGGGCTGCAATAATTAGTCAAAGCTTtagatagaaacacacacagttgaaaaaaaagcaacattgaACACTAATGTTTAAACAGAGGGGTGTTTTATTGtttcacagatgtttttttttttattccttcatctgttaaaaaaaaagatctgtcaACGTTTTCAC is part of the Perca flavescens isolate YP-PL-M2 chromosome 9, PFLA_1.0, whole genome shotgun sequence genome and harbors:
- the henmt1 gene encoding small RNA 2'-O-methyltransferase isoform X2; the encoded protein is MDPIFSPPLHRQRHQFVIDFVKRNKPKKVVDLGCSDCSLLQKLKFHREIELLVGVDIDGANIKKKMHGLAPMSTDYLQPSYDQLRIELYQGSVTQEDARLRGFDLVTSIELIEHLTLADVERFSEVVFGYMTPVAVIVSTPNSEFNPLFPRPAGFRHSDHKFEWTRAEFKTWALKVCLEYGYEVEFTGVGQAPPGQEERVGFCSQIGVFHWLGGRQDCNMFFGDDAEDVFSYTLLYSINYPSLHDNNILQRVLVSEVLYWAEKLKRNWIEEKTGERDDTYTLYPAEGEGEECLRASERHMEMEDRQTACGAEMKNPGEHQESELFWTNGEGQQESCKLHRCVSVPLAVLWSCCPKLSVLSGSLRNLRHVLMDNPEVKLSQDGSAVLLNDQEQDLEEEEKDHDDLEDSGYAVCSHSADPEEDWERNV
- the henmt1 gene encoding small RNA 2'-O-methyltransferase isoform X1 → MDPIFSPPLHRQRHQFVIDFVKRNKPKKVVDLGCSDCSLLQKLKFHREIELLVGVDIDGANIKKKMHGLAPMSTDYLQPSYDQLRIELYQGSVTQEDARLRGFDLVTSIELIEHLTLADVERFSEVVFGYMTPVAVIVSTPNSEFNPLFPRPAGFRHSDHKFEWTRAEFKTWALKVCLEYGYEVEFTGVGQAPPGQEERVGFCSQIGVFHWLGGRQDCNMFFGDDAEDVFSYTLLYSINYPSLHDNNILQRVLVSEVLYWAEKLKRNWIEEKTGERDDTYTLYPAEGEGEECLRASERHMEMEDRQTAACGAEMKNPGEHQESELFWTNGEGQQESCKLHRCVSVPLAVLWSCCPKLSVLSGSLRNLRHVLMDNPEVKLSQDGSAVLLNDQEQDLEEEEKDHDDLEDSGYAVCSHSADPEEDWERNV